One stretch of Lachnospiraceae bacterium oral taxon 096 DNA includes these proteins:
- a CDS encoding alpha/beta hydrolase: MYCLMEDGTKIYYQICGRGYPIVFLHGNGLSGMYFKKQVRELAGEYCCICIDSRAQGNSNNEAEELEFAQMAKDVEEVLCFLRIKKCLIVGHSDGANLALVYARDYPDRVGGMLINSPNIQINGVKKYGVWLVDIEYALLCFLGKRFLFAKKMAKIVHLMVEDVPISYEELKKIKVPVYVLGGSRDIIKREHMKNIASHLGNGKLLIRRGQGHHIALFDTRVYNRLVAYIAKKIKGGEQ, from the coding sequence ATGTATTGTTTAATGGAAGATGGAACGAAAATTTATTATCAAATTTGTGGTCGAGGATATCCAATTGTCTTTTTACACGGCAATGGTCTTTCGGGGATGTATTTTAAGAAACAGGTGAGAGAACTTGCGGGGGAATATTGTTGCATTTGTATTGACAGTCGTGCACAGGGAAATTCAAATAATGAGGCAGAGGAATTGGAATTCGCCCAAATGGCTAAGGATGTAGAAGAGGTACTTTGTTTTCTTCGCATTAAAAAATGTTTAATTGTGGGACACAGCGATGGAGCAAATTTAGCACTTGTGTATGCGAGGGATTATCCTGATCGTGTGGGGGGAATGCTCATCAATTCGCCAAATATTCAAATTAATGGGGTAAAAAAGTATGGAGTTTGGTTGGTTGATATAGAATATGCCCTACTTTGCTTTTTGGGGAAGAGGTTTTTATTTGCGAAAAAGATGGCAAAAATTGTTCACTTAATGGTGGAAGATGTCCCTATTTCCTATGAAGAATTGAAAAAGATTAAGGTGCCGGTCTATGTTCTTGGAGGAAGTAGAGATATTATCAAGAGGGAACACATGAAAAATATTGCTTCTCATCTTGGCAATGGAAAGTTATTAATTCGCAGAGGACAGGGGCATCATATTGCACTCTTTGACACTCGAGTTTACAATCGCTTGGTGGCTTATATTGCAAAAAAAATTAAAGGAGGAGAACAGTGA
- the mprF gene encoding bifunctional lysylphosphatidylglycerol flippase/synthetase MprF codes for MKNIKSLKKIVKTVFFATVSILVVLEILRLKKTVNVMDIRAAVENVSLSHFALMILCGLIAVMPMLFYDFILNRELHTNFSKGYIMRTSWCINTINNLAGFGGLVDIGLRYSFYAQEEEEKVAIQTIGKIILYFMIGFSIYGWIALGLDALFPVAEVNKYHLVLIGVALYMPIILLAEKFKKVKSFGAIQRKSMIELIFVSFCDWSLVILCFSVTGRLMGINVPIVNIIPLYTMAIALGIVSMIPGGIGSFDLIMIAGLESLGIDNAKVIAWLLLFRLVYYIIPFCIGIIFFFYHMGEKMSGRVRSVFRSVGESISHFVELFIVRVFGVGFVLTALIPDKIDQIPFFGRYGHINGQLLWQFPTVLLGICFILLARGIKSRVKRSFPLGIVLLILTGIYINIDEWNIHLTIVIIAMILLMLAIRPQLDVKQFLYSREAMVIDGCIITGTMLLLFIFGQYSWISHLVHKNHRHPFVRYMQMGMHALVLVAIVALIYYALVRYLQGKKRWPGEELEPERLEKFLATYRGNPDSGLAFLGDKRIFWYQKEGVDEVALQFGCENNKCVVMGEPFGNRVYFKEAIEAMILSAGELGYDVVFYEVGQEITLFLHECGFSFLKFGESAVVNIADFSLEGKSRKKFRLVNNRLEKQGYHFDIVKAPHSKELLDCLEEISTHWLEGRPEKGFSLGFFSRPYLQRGDIALIRDENEKVVAFANIMPDFSDEMATIDLMRHDPETAPAGTMDYLFVSLFLHFKEMGKELFFMGMAPLSNVGNLKNSFLQERIAYLIYTYSQHFYSFSGLREYKEKFDPDWSARYVCYPKHSWLICDMLSVFMIDNRVIEL; via the coding sequence GTGAAAAATATAAAGAGCTTAAAAAAAATAGTAAAGACCGTCTTCTTTGCTACGGTGAGTATTTTAGTAGTATTAGAAATTTTGAGATTGAAAAAGACGGTCAATGTGATGGATATTCGTGCCGCAGTGGAAAATGTCAGTCTTTCTCATTTCGCCTTGATGATTCTTTGTGGTTTGATTGCTGTAATGCCAATGCTTTTTTATGATTTTATTTTAAATCGTGAATTACATACAAATTTTAGTAAGGGCTATATTATGAGGACAAGTTGGTGTATCAATACCATCAACAATTTGGCAGGATTTGGTGGACTTGTCGATATTGGACTGCGCTATTCATTTTATGCACAGGAGGAAGAGGAAAAGGTAGCCATTCAGACCATCGGGAAGATTATCCTCTACTTTATGATTGGATTTTCCATCTATGGATGGATAGCCCTTGGTTTAGATGCTCTTTTTCCTGTAGCTGAAGTGAATAAGTACCATTTAGTTCTTATTGGTGTAGCTTTATATATGCCTATCATCCTGTTGGCAGAAAAATTTAAAAAGGTCAAATCCTTTGGAGCCATTCAAAGAAAGAGTATGATCGAATTGATTTTCGTCTCCTTTTGTGATTGGAGTTTGGTTATTCTTTGCTTTAGTGTGACGGGTCGATTGATGGGAATCAATGTTCCTATTGTGAATATTATTCCGCTTTACACAATGGCCATTGCTCTTGGCATTGTGTCCATGATTCCTGGTGGAATCGGAAGCTTTGATCTCATTATGATTGCAGGATTGGAGAGCTTGGGCATTGACAATGCAAAGGTTATTGCTTGGCTTTTGCTCTTTCGCTTGGTGTACTATATCATTCCATTTTGCATAGGAATTATCTTCTTCTTCTATCATATGGGAGAGAAGATGAGTGGAAGAGTGCGATCTGTATTTCGAAGTGTCGGTGAAAGTATCAGCCACTTTGTTGAGCTATTTATTGTTCGAGTTTTTGGAGTGGGTTTTGTTTTGACCGCATTGATTCCTGATAAAATTGATCAAATTCCATTTTTTGGGCGATATGGGCATATCAATGGGCAGCTGCTCTGGCAATTTCCTACAGTGTTGCTTGGCATATGCTTTATTTTATTGGCAAGAGGAATAAAGAGTCGGGTGAAGAGAAGTTTTCCGCTGGGTATTGTCCTTTTGATTCTCACAGGAATTTACATCAATATTGATGAGTGGAATATCCATTTGACCATAGTTATTATCGCCATGATTTTATTGATGTTGGCTATTCGACCACAGCTTGATGTCAAGCAATTTTTATATAGTAGAGAAGCGATGGTGATTGACGGATGCATTATTACAGGAACAATGTTACTATTGTTTATCTTTGGGCAATATAGCTGGATTTCTCATCTTGTACATAAAAATCATCGACATCCCTTTGTTCGGTATATGCAAATGGGGATGCATGCTCTTGTTTTGGTGGCCATTGTTGCACTCATCTACTATGCCCTTGTGCGCTATTTGCAGGGAAAAAAGAGATGGCCAGGAGAGGAGCTTGAGCCAGAGCGTTTAGAAAAATTTTTGGCAACCTATCGAGGAAATCCAGATAGTGGATTGGCCTTTTTGGGAGATAAGCGTATCTTTTGGTATCAAAAAGAAGGTGTGGATGAAGTTGCCCTGCAATTTGGCTGTGAGAATAATAAATGTGTTGTGATGGGTGAACCGTTTGGAAATCGTGTATACTTTAAAGAAGCGATAGAAGCGATGATTTTAAGTGCAGGTGAACTTGGCTATGATGTGGTCTTTTATGAGGTTGGTCAGGAGATCACTCTATTTTTACATGAGTGTGGATTTTCTTTCTTAAAATTTGGTGAAAGTGCAGTAGTCAATATTGCAGATTTTTCGTTGGAGGGAAAGTCAAGAAAAAAGTTTCGACTAGTCAACAATCGCTTGGAAAAACAGGGATATCACTTTGATATCGTAAAGGCACCGCATAGCAAGGAGTTGTTAGATTGTCTGGAAGAAATTTCTACTCATTGGTTGGAGGGAAGACCAGAAAAGGGATTTTCTCTTGGATTTTTTAGTCGCCCATATTTGCAGAGAGGGGATATCGCACTGATTCGAGATGAGAATGAAAAGGTGGTGGCCTTTGCCAATATTATGCCAGATTTTAGTGATGAAATGGCAACGATCGACCTAATGCGTCACGATCCAGAAACAGCACCAGCAGGCACAATGGATTATCTTTTTGTCTCTCTATTTTTGCATTTTAAGGAGATGGGAAAAGAATTGTTTTTTATGGGTATGGCCCCTCTTTCCAATGTTGGAAATTTAAAAAATAGTTTTTTGCAAGAGCGAATTGCCTATTTAATTTATACCTATAGTCAACATTTCTATTCATTTAGTGGGTTGAGAGAATATAAGGAAAAGTTTGATCCAGACTGGAGTGCACGCTATGTCTGTTATCCAAAACATAGCTGGTTAATTTGTGATATGCTCTCCGTATTTATGATTGACAATCGAGTGATTGAATTGTAG